One window of the Lysobacter sp. S4-A87 genome contains the following:
- the rho gene encoding transcription termination factor Rho: protein MRKPRVSKAADNAAAAQTPSESAPAPRAEAPPPAAPAPSAPAPAAAPTESRADGAPAQQGGEGGQGQRGQGGQNQGQNQGQGQNRHQGQQGQGGQGQQGQGGDEGGRNNRRDRFRNRRDRQRDRFQGGMEDDGGNGEQFVPRPHPQVPEGFPQYSLGDLKRMPANKLLDLADTLQIQEGVARARKQDVIFALLKVLTRHGEGVAADGVLEILPDGFGFLRSHEASYLAGPDDTYISPSQIRRFNLRTGDHLSGRIRWPKDGERYFALAVVDTINGEPLEASKNKVLFENLTPLFPRRKFRLERGDGSTEDITGRILDLMAPQGKGQRALIVSPPKAGKTMMMQQVATAITHNHPDVHLIVLLVDERPEEVTEMQRTVRGEVVSSTFDEPAARHVQVAEMVIERAKRLVEHKKDVVILLDSITRLARAYNNVVPSSGKVLTGGVDANALHRPKRFFGAARNVEEGGSLTIIATALVDTGSKMDEVIYEEFKGTGNSEVHLNRRIAEKRVYPAIDINRSGTRREDLLIEPELLQKIWILRKLLHGMDEIGAMEFLLDKMKTTKSNDEFFSSMKR, encoded by the coding sequence GTGCGCAAGCCGCGTGTGAGCAAGGCCGCCGACAACGCCGCCGCCGCACAGACCCCATCCGAAAGCGCTCCGGCGCCGCGTGCGGAAGCTCCGCCGCCGGCCGCCCCCGCTCCCAGCGCGCCTGCACCGGCTGCCGCTCCCACTGAATCGCGTGCCGACGGCGCTCCCGCCCAGCAGGGCGGCGAAGGCGGCCAGGGCCAGCGTGGCCAGGGCGGCCAGAACCAGGGCCAGAACCAGGGCCAGGGCCAGAACCGGCACCAGGGCCAGCAGGGCCAGGGCGGCCAGGGCCAGCAGGGCCAGGGCGGCGACGAAGGCGGCCGCAACAACCGCCGCGACCGCTTCCGCAACCGCCGTGACCGCCAGCGCGACCGCTTCCAGGGTGGCATGGAAGACGACGGTGGCAACGGCGAGCAGTTCGTGCCGCGCCCGCACCCGCAGGTTCCCGAGGGTTTCCCGCAGTACTCGCTGGGCGACCTCAAGCGGATGCCGGCGAACAAGCTGCTCGACCTCGCCGACACCCTGCAGATCCAGGAAGGTGTCGCCCGTGCCCGCAAGCAGGACGTCATCTTCGCCCTGCTCAAGGTCCTGACCCGCCATGGCGAGGGCGTCGCCGCCGACGGCGTGCTGGAAATCCTGCCCGACGGCTTCGGCTTCCTGCGCTCGCATGAAGCCAGCTACCTGGCCGGTCCGGACGACACTTACATCTCGCCCAGCCAGATCCGCCGCTTCAACCTGCGCACCGGTGACCACCTGTCGGGCCGCATCCGCTGGCCGAAGGACGGCGAGCGCTACTTCGCCCTGGCCGTGGTCGACACGATCAACGGCGAGCCGCTGGAAGCGAGCAAGAACAAGGTCCTGTTCGAGAACCTGACGCCGCTGTTCCCGCGTCGCAAGTTCCGCCTCGAGCGCGGCGACGGTTCGACCGAGGACATCACCGGCCGCATCCTCGACCTGATGGCGCCGCAGGGCAAAGGCCAGCGCGCCCTGATCGTCTCGCCGCCCAAGGCCGGCAAGACGATGATGATGCAGCAGGTGGCCACGGCCATCACGCACAACCACCCGGACGTGCACCTGATCGTGCTGCTGGTGGACGAGCGTCCGGAAGAAGTGACCGAGATGCAGCGCACCGTGCGCGGCGAAGTCGTCTCCTCGACCTTCGACGAGCCGGCCGCGCGCCACGTGCAGGTCGCCGAAATGGTGATCGAGCGCGCCAAGCGCCTGGTCGAGCACAAGAAGGACGTGGTCATCCTGCTCGACTCGATCACCCGCCTGGCCCGTGCCTACAACAACGTCGTGCCGTCGTCGGGCAAGGTCCTGACCGGTGGTGTCGACGCCAACGCGTTGCACCGCCCGAAGCGTTTCTTCGGCGCCGCGCGCAACGTCGAAGAGGGCGGCTCGCTGACCATTATTGCCACTGCGCTGGTCGACACCGGCAGCAAGATGGACGAGGTGATCTACGAAGAGTTCAAGGGCACCGGCAACTCGGAAGTGCACCTCAACCGCCGCATCGCCGAGAAGCGCGTCTACCCGGCCATCGACATCAATCGCTCCGGCACCCGCCGCGAGGACCTGCTGATCGAACCGGAACTGCTGCAGAAGATCTGGATCCTGCGCAAGCTGCTGCACGGCATGGACGAGATCGGCGCGATGGAGTTCCTGCTCGACAAGATGAAGACGACCAAGTCGAACGACGAGTTCTTCAGTTCGATGAAGCGCTGA
- a CDS encoding winged helix-turn-helix domain-containing protein codes for MRFIRYRFGEFELDPASRELWCSGERRPVPLKSLECLAYLVAHRERAVGRDELISAVWGRTEVSDTVVAQTMRRARKALDDAGDRQTIVRTVQNFGYRWVAPVEVVEARAEESNARTAAAPEATPLTEAAGQSPVSTPVPEPSPAPAPDRTDAQSSPGVAAGARRPWPRLLAAGLLVIVLIAGAWWLRENRSGTQTAPPAAVANGVIVLPVSIEPPDPEFTWVRLGAMEYVAGRLRASELKVTPSEQTLHLNAAMGKDVNAGTAMPSDAQLQQVLAESGAHWLLVPHAQRDRDRWRVQLRALDRRSEVRVDAQGDTPLQAMAVASDAWMRRIGRAPSALAGPTPLVERLQRVDAELDAGQLDAAREQIVRAPVAQRSDPRMLVREGQLEYRAGRIDEAQQLFDRAMAGDTATADAATRAKGLMGLGAVALRQRRFEDAEARYAQALSLLRAPAGGAEDPVLLGNAYNGRGVARIRRNDLDGAVSDLGLARVAMQQNGDTVSAAMVGSNLGRLEAIRGHLPQAVQEFDSSIAVFERYQVLDYLAATLQAKASAQLAMVQPAQALQTLERTRPLSGSIEDPTLRSALAITQVGVLIANGLLDGAQRELQALPDDPVDDTDGTLSGLKMRLAIARGDRAQAAALAARVRPASPPTDDGVVVTAVQAAGNATDARGWRALITPEPSSNSDESALTAMFATAVVERRFGDRRAALAAATSAALLAGRDGSPDDRLRMSVIRALLLIDDGQLQEATAVLGELDPYASVDYRVAWLAWTLYQRSGNPAMAKRSLARAEALRGQRPLMAEPLL; via the coding sequence ATGCGTTTTATCCGCTACAGGTTCGGCGAGTTCGAGCTCGACCCGGCATCGCGCGAACTCTGGTGTTCGGGCGAGCGCCGTCCCGTGCCGCTCAAGTCACTCGAGTGCCTCGCTTACCTGGTGGCCCACCGCGAACGCGCGGTCGGCCGCGACGAACTCATTTCCGCCGTCTGGGGGCGCACCGAGGTCAGCGACACGGTGGTGGCGCAGACAATGCGTCGCGCCCGCAAGGCGCTGGACGACGCCGGCGACCGCCAGACCATCGTGCGCACGGTGCAGAACTTCGGCTATCGCTGGGTGGCGCCGGTCGAGGTGGTGGAAGCGCGTGCGGAAGAATCGAATGCACGGACGGCAGCCGCCCCCGAAGCGACACCCCTGACCGAAGCTGCCGGGCAGTCGCCGGTCTCCACGCCAGTTCCCGAGCCGTCGCCGGCGCCAGCACCGGACCGCACTGACGCGCAGTCGTCACCCGGTGTTGCCGCTGGCGCACGCAGGCCCTGGCCGCGGCTGCTGGCGGCCGGGCTGCTCGTGATCGTGTTGATCGCCGGGGCATGGTGGCTGCGAGAAAATCGATCGGGCACGCAAACTGCGCCGCCCGCTGCGGTGGCAAACGGCGTGATCGTGCTGCCGGTCAGCATCGAACCGCCCGACCCGGAGTTCACCTGGGTGCGCCTGGGCGCCATGGAGTACGTCGCCGGGCGCCTGCGCGCCAGCGAGCTGAAGGTGACGCCGAGCGAACAGACGCTGCATCTGAACGCAGCCATGGGCAAGGACGTCAACGCCGGCACGGCCATGCCCAGCGACGCGCAACTCCAGCAGGTGCTGGCCGAGAGCGGTGCGCACTGGCTGCTGGTTCCGCATGCGCAGCGCGATCGTGATCGCTGGCGCGTGCAGTTGCGTGCGCTCGACCGTCGTTCGGAAGTGCGCGTGGACGCACAGGGCGACACACCCCTGCAGGCCATGGCCGTCGCCAGCGACGCGTGGATGCGCCGGATCGGTCGCGCGCCGTCGGCGCTGGCAGGCCCGACGCCGCTGGTCGAACGACTCCAGCGCGTTGATGCCGAACTCGACGCCGGCCAACTCGACGCCGCGCGCGAGCAGATCGTCCGCGCCCCTGTGGCGCAACGCAGCGACCCGCGCATGCTGGTTCGCGAAGGCCAGCTTGAGTATCGGGCCGGCCGCATCGACGAGGCGCAACAACTGTTCGACCGCGCGATGGCTGGCGACACCGCCACGGCCGACGCCGCTACGCGCGCAAAGGGTCTGATGGGGCTCGGCGCGGTTGCCCTGCGGCAACGGCGTTTCGAAGATGCCGAAGCACGCTACGCACAAGCTCTGTCGCTGCTGCGGGCTCCAGCGGGCGGCGCGGAGGATCCGGTCTTGCTGGGCAACGCGTACAACGGCCGCGGCGTGGCCCGGATCCGTCGCAACGATCTCGACGGCGCGGTCAGCGACCTCGGCCTGGCGCGCGTGGCCATGCAGCAGAACGGCGATACCGTGTCGGCGGCGATGGTGGGCTCCAACCTCGGAAGGCTCGAGGCCATACGCGGCCATCTGCCGCAGGCCGTGCAGGAGTTCGACAGTTCCATCGCAGTATTCGAGCGCTACCAGGTGCTCGACTACCTCGCTGCGACGCTGCAGGCGAAAGCATCGGCACAGCTGGCGATGGTGCAGCCGGCCCAGGCCCTGCAAACCCTGGAGCGGACGCGGCCCCTGTCCGGATCGATCGAGGACCCGACGCTGCGCAGCGCATTGGCGATCACCCAGGTTGGCGTACTGATCGCGAACGGGTTGCTCGACGGGGCGCAGCGTGAACTTCAAGCCTTGCCCGACGACCCGGTGGACGACACCGACGGCACGCTGTCCGGTTTGAAGATGCGGCTGGCGATCGCACGCGGCGATCGCGCTCAGGCGGCGGCGTTGGCGGCGCGGGTGCGACCGGCGTCTCCTCCGACCGACGACGGCGTGGTGGTGACGGCCGTGCAGGCCGCCGGCAACGCGACCGACGCCCGCGGCTGGCGCGCCCTGATCACGCCGGAACCCTCGTCGAATTCCGACGAGAGCGCACTGACGGCAATGTTCGCCACGGCCGTTGTCGAGCGCCGCTTCGGTGATCGCCGTGCAGCACTTGCCGCGGCCACCAGCGCGGCCCTGCTGGCCGGCCGCGATGGCAGCCCGGACGACCGCCTGCGCATGTCCGTCATCCGCGCGCTGTTGCTGATCGACGACGGACAACTGCAGGAAGCCACGGCGGTGCTGGGTGAGCTGGACCCGTATGCGTCGGTCGACTATCGCGTGGCATGGCTGGCCTGGACGCTGTACCAGCGCAGCGGCAACCCGGCCATGGCGAAGCGATCACTGGCCCGCGCCGAAGCCCTGCGTGGACAGAGGCCGCTGATGGCGGAGCCGCTGCTGTAG
- a CDS encoding YadA-like family protein: protein MPSAIQSRLQRRVLTAALLSALTLPVYAGVTCQLFDSTGNPLPVNNSATGTDAFACGPKAKASGDRATALGDETSADGAGSTAVGTWSDLNGDGVVDPNEITWAKGLNSTAVGAAAQAIGDNSTSIGVRAVSNTAGSVAIGNQAATTHAGATTTTTTVYSTPRQTTTTKVATTAPGSSSNSIAVGTSATANGSNSIAMGTGAVTRVLNGTGTVTEDANHIVTKVETINETPSQGAVAIGNNAQVNGNNSIALGTGATVEGTKGYRVDTATNGSFGGLLPETAVNSIAIGNNARSRGNNNVVIGSGAATGGDYEYSPYGTGYFPDQNSTVVGAGAQSIRGPGTVFGYSSVSYSAYSTAVGYMSFALGYGSTAMGGWLDWAQAFGAAPRGPGNLANSYGKAYSASLGTVAVGGGTYAFGNYSSAFGPGASTGDRDTEHPGEAHAVTRQYDSTNPAVISGSTAVGFYAQAQGRSSIAVGNQSYAPDAESIAVGTDAQAYGWDSIALGTGAISGYHKSIAIGEFALADGYTGTANIAFGQNATVSPGVSGETSNAIAFGTGALANETGAVAIGAASQATGLGSTAAGNGAQALADGSAAYGENSQATGLYASAVGNYAYAAGESAVAVGTNAFATGMNAVATGNSAYAAGDDSVALGSYAVVESAGSIALGSGATVYGANSVAIGMNSLADRDNVVSVGSAGAERQIANVRAGSEATDAVNKGQLDSAIADVSSNVSGQVGELSAAAVKYDDATNKDTVTLGGTGGTTLANIKAGTRGDEAVNVAQLSAVASVLGGGAGLRADGMMTGPTYLIQGGSHNTIGAAFGAIDSTLTGIIGRLGSLEHSPGSGVPGGTGAGMAIGPGSHAEDARDTAIGNGAVVDADGSTALGNNSTIGAAATNAVAVGADANVSNAGGTAIGQGASVTADDAVAIGRGSVANEANTVSVGSVGAERKVTNVAAGVNATDAANVQQMQAGDEQAVATANAYTDTTATQTLTRANAYTDSKLDAWNDSFDELRNDLGYRLTKQDERIDRQGAMSSAMMNMAINAANSRSPRGRVAVGAGWQNGESALSVGYSKALGDRASMSIGGAFSSDDSSAGIGFGIDL, encoded by the coding sequence ATGCCTTCCGCGATCCAGAGCCGCCTCCAGCGGCGTGTCCTTACCGCCGCGCTGCTGTCGGCGCTGACCCTGCCGGTCTACGCCGGCGTTACCTGCCAGCTGTTCGACAGCACCGGCAATCCGCTGCCAGTCAACAACAGCGCCACCGGCACCGATGCCTTCGCCTGCGGGCCGAAGGCCAAGGCCAGCGGTGACCGCGCGACCGCGCTGGGCGATGAGACCTCCGCCGACGGCGCCGGCTCCACGGCCGTGGGCACCTGGTCCGACCTCAACGGCGACGGCGTGGTCGATCCGAACGAGATCACCTGGGCCAAGGGCCTGAACTCGACCGCAGTAGGCGCCGCCGCCCAGGCGATCGGCGACAACAGCACCTCGATCGGCGTGCGCGCGGTGAGCAATACCGCCGGCAGCGTGGCCATCGGCAACCAGGCCGCGACCACCCACGCCGGCGCGACCACCACGACCACCACCGTCTACAGCACGCCGCGCCAGACCACGACCACCAAGGTCGCGACCACGGCTCCGGGCAGCAGCAGCAACAGCATTGCCGTGGGCACCAGCGCCACCGCCAACGGCAGCAACTCGATCGCGATGGGCACCGGCGCGGTGACGCGCGTGCTCAACGGCACCGGGACCGTCACCGAAGATGCCAACCACATCGTCACCAAGGTCGAGACGATCAACGAAACCCCGTCGCAGGGCGCGGTGGCGATCGGCAACAACGCCCAGGTCAACGGCAACAACTCCATTGCATTGGGCACCGGAGCCACGGTCGAAGGCACCAAGGGCTATCGCGTCGATACGGCGACCAATGGCAGCTTCGGCGGCCTGCTCCCGGAAACGGCGGTCAACTCGATCGCCATCGGCAACAACGCGCGTTCGCGCGGCAACAACAACGTGGTGATCGGCTCGGGCGCCGCCACCGGCGGCGATTACGAGTACTCGCCCTACGGCACGGGCTACTTCCCGGACCAGAACTCGACCGTCGTCGGCGCCGGCGCCCAGTCCATCCGCGGACCGGGCACCGTGTTCGGCTACAGCTCGGTGTCCTACAGCGCCTATTCCACCGCGGTGGGCTACATGTCGTTCGCCCTGGGCTACGGCTCGACCGCCATGGGCGGCTGGCTGGACTGGGCCCAGGCATTCGGCGCCGCGCCGCGGGGTCCGGGCAACCTGGCCAACTCCTACGGCAAGGCCTACTCCGCCAGCCTGGGTACCGTCGCTGTCGGCGGCGGTACCTATGCCTTCGGCAACTACAGCTCGGCCTTCGGCCCGGGCGCGTCCACCGGTGATCGCGATACGGAGCACCCCGGCGAAGCCCATGCCGTCACGCGCCAGTACGACAGCACCAATCCGGCGGTGATCTCCGGTTCGACCGCAGTGGGCTTCTATGCCCAGGCGCAGGGTCGCTCCAGCATCGCCGTCGGCAACCAGAGCTATGCCCCGGACGCCGAGAGCATCGCCGTCGGCACCGACGCCCAGGCCTACGGCTGGGACAGCATCGCGCTGGGCACCGGCGCCATCTCCGGTTATCACAAGAGCATCGCCATCGGCGAGTTCGCACTGGCCGACGGCTACACCGGCACCGCCAACATCGCCTTCGGCCAGAACGCCACGGTTTCCCCGGGCGTGAGCGGCGAGACCAGCAACGCCATCGCCTTCGGCACCGGCGCGCTGGCCAACGAAACCGGCGCGGTTGCGATTGGCGCGGCCAGCCAGGCCACGGGCCTGGGCTCGACCGCGGCCGGCAACGGCGCGCAGGCGCTCGCCGATGGCAGCGCGGCATACGGCGAAAACAGCCAGGCGACCGGTCTGTACGCCTCCGCGGTGGGCAACTACGCCTACGCCGCTGGCGAGTCGGCCGTGGCAGTGGGCACCAATGCCTTCGCCACCGGCATGAACGCCGTTGCCACCGGCAACAGCGCCTACGCCGCCGGCGACGATTCGGTCGCGCTCGGTTCCTACGCGGTCGTCGAAAGCGCCGGCAGCATCGCGCTGGGCAGCGGCGCCACCGTCTATGGCGCAAACAGCGTGGCCATCGGCATGAACTCGCTCGCCGATCGCGACAACGTCGTGTCGGTCGGCAGCGCCGGCGCCGAACGGCAGATCGCCAATGTCCGCGCCGGCAGCGAGGCGACCGATGCGGTCAACAAGGGCCAGCTCGATTCGGCCATCGCCGATGTCAGCAGCAACGTCAGCGGCCAGGTGGGCGAGCTGTCGGCGGCAGCCGTGAAATACGACGACGCGACAAACAAGGACACCGTCACCCTTGGCGGTACTGGCGGCACCACCCTGGCCAACATCAAGGCCGGTACGCGCGGCGACGAAGCGGTCAATGTCGCTCAGCTGTCTGCGGTTGCTTCCGTGTTGGGTGGCGGTGCCGGGCTTCGCGCCGACGGCATGATGACCGGCCCGACGTACCTCATCCAGGGCGGCAGCCACAACACCATCGGCGCGGCCTTCGGCGCCATCGACAGCACGTTGACCGGCATCATCGGGCGCCTGGGTTCGCTCGAACACAGCCCGGGCAGCGGCGTTCCCGGCGGCACCGGCGCTGGCATGGCGATTGGTCCGGGGAGCCACGCCGAAGACGCTCGCGACACCGCCATCGGCAACGGCGCGGTGGTCGACGCCGACGGCAGCACTGCGCTTGGCAACAACAGCACGATCGGTGCGGCGGCAACCAATGCCGTGGCGGTCGGCGCCGATGCCAATGTCAGCAACGCCGGTGGCACTGCGATCGGCCAGGGCGCCTCGGTCACCGCAGACGACGCAGTGGCGATCGGCCGCGGCTCGGTGGCGAACGAAGCCAACACCGTCTCGGTGGGCAGCGTCGGCGCCGAACGCAAGGTGACCAACGTCGCCGCAGGCGTCAACGCGACGGACGCCGCCAACGTGCAGCAGATGCAGGCCGGCGACGAGCAGGCCGTGGCCACGGCCAACGCCTACACCGACACCACCGCCACGCAGACGCTGACCCGCGCCAACGCCTACACCGACAGCAAGCTCGATGCCTGGAACGACAGCTTCGACGAACTGCGCAACGACCTGGGCTACCGCCTGACCAAGCAGGACGAGCGTATCGACCGTCAGGGCGCGATGAGCAGCGCAATGATGAACATGGCGATCAATGCGGCCAACAGCCGCAGCCCGCGCGGCCGCGTCGCGGTCGGTGCCGGCTGGCAGAACGGCGAGAGCGCGCTGTCGGTGGGCTACTCCAAGGCCCTTGGCGACCGTGCCTCGATGAGCATCGGCGGTGCCTTCAGCAGCGACGACAGCTCGGCCGGCATCGGCTTCGGCATCGACCTCTAA
- the trxA gene encoding thioredoxin TrxA, producing the protein MSEKILHVGDADFDAAVLQSSEPVLVDFWAEWCGPCKMIAPALDELAAAYEGKVKIAKVNVDHNRNTAMKYHVRSIPMLLLFKNGQVQATQIGAVGKAQLSQMIDKAL; encoded by the coding sequence GTGAGCGAGAAAATTTTGCACGTCGGCGATGCCGATTTCGATGCCGCCGTGCTGCAGTCGTCCGAGCCGGTCCTGGTGGACTTCTGGGCGGAATGGTGCGGCCCGTGCAAGATGATCGCCCCGGCCCTGGACGAGCTGGCCGCCGCCTACGAGGGCAAGGTCAAGATCGCCAAGGTCAATGTCGACCACAACCGCAACACGGCCATGAAGTACCACGTGCGCTCGATCCCGATGCTGCTGCTGTTCAAGAACGGCCAGGTCCAGGCCACCCAGATCGGCGCCGTGGGCAAGGCCCAGCTGAGCCAGATGATCGACAAGGCGCTCTGA
- a CDS encoding S8 family peptidase, translating to MKMQRTLLSVVLAGLCTPVFAGQVDLTALDDATTLAPRFIVKYRAGTAPTQQASARQAALDAATVRASRAAGAAIATNGSQAVTLRTLRATYAGKHVVAANRHLDRQQAEAVMRQIAADPNVEYVGVDRMMHATALPNDPALSSAQMWHYGTGAGGARVTTAWEAGATGAGVVVAVIDTGATAHADLAPNLLPGYDFITASFISRRATDGRVPGGWDTGDYSAANDCGAGSPSSNSSWHGTHVSGTIAEVTNNGAGGAGIAYNAKVVPVRVLGRCGGYTSDINDAIVWAAGGHIEGVPDNTNPAEVINMSLGGTHECEADTQAAINKAVSLGATIVVAAGNDNSPVAGHAPASCANIVTVGATGASGQRASYSNYGAGVDLAAPGGAGVEGNPAGYIWSTHNAGATTLGADQMAGMTGTSMATPHVAGVVALMQSVAPQPLTPSQVEGLLKATSRPFPVKQTQVNGVGLLDAAAAVERARTFGQPIDGLPTTPGVAMVLPPMATGARELYTINVPEGATKIEITTYGGRGELQLLLGYEADPLPNQNVGSSVRPGINQVITVAAPASGHYYLALSATKDVSGARMLVKVN from the coding sequence ATGAAAATGCAACGCACTTTGCTGAGCGTCGTGCTCGCCGGCCTCTGCACTCCCGTGTTCGCCGGCCAGGTCGACCTGACCGCACTCGACGACGCCACCACGCTGGCACCGCGCTTCATCGTGAAGTACCGCGCCGGCACCGCGCCGACGCAACAGGCCAGCGCCCGCCAGGCAGCGCTGGATGCCGCCACCGTCCGCGCCTCGCGCGCGGCCGGTGCCGCCATTGCCACCAACGGTTCGCAGGCGGTCACGCTGCGCACCCTGCGGGCTACCTACGCAGGCAAGCACGTTGTCGCCGCCAACCGCCACCTCGACCGCCAGCAGGCGGAGGCCGTGATGCGCCAGATTGCCGCCGACCCCAACGTCGAGTACGTCGGAGTCGACCGGATGATGCATGCGACCGCACTGCCGAATGATCCGGCGTTGAGCAGCGCCCAGATGTGGCACTACGGCACCGGTGCCGGTGGCGCGCGCGTCACCACGGCATGGGAAGCGGGCGCCACCGGCGCCGGCGTGGTGGTGGCGGTGATCGACACCGGCGCCACCGCGCATGCCGACCTCGCCCCGAACCTGCTGCCGGGCTACGACTTCATCACCGCCTCGTTCATCTCGCGCCGCGCCACCGATGGCCGCGTGCCGGGCGGCTGGGACACCGGTGACTACTCGGCCGCGAACGACTGCGGCGCCGGTTCCCCGTCCAGCAACAGCAGCTGGCACGGCACGCACGTGTCGGGAACGATCGCCGAGGTCACCAACAACGGCGCCGGCGGCGCTGGCATCGCCTACAACGCCAAGGTCGTGCCGGTGCGCGTGCTCGGCCGCTGCGGCGGCTACACCTCCGACATCAACGACGCGATCGTCTGGGCGGCCGGCGGCCACATCGAAGGTGTGCCCGACAACACCAACCCGGCTGAAGTCATCAACATGAGCCTGGGCGGCACGCACGAGTGCGAAGCCGACACGCAGGCGGCGATCAACAAGGCGGTATCGCTCGGCGCCACGATCGTGGTTGCCGCCGGCAACGACAACTCGCCGGTCGCCGGCCACGCACCGGCCAGCTGCGCCAACATCGTCACCGTCGGCGCAACCGGTGCGTCCGGCCAGCGCGCCAGCTACTCCAACTACGGCGCGGGCGTCGACCTGGCAGCGCCGGGCGGCGCGGGCGTGGAAGGCAATCCGGCCGGCTACATCTGGTCGACCCACAACGCCGGCGCCACCACGCTGGGCGCCGATCAGATGGCGGGCATGACCGGCACCTCGATGGCCACCCCGCACGTGGCCGGCGTGGTCGCGCTGATGCAGAGCGTGGCACCGCAGCCGCTCACGCCGTCGCAGGTCGAAGGCCTGCTCAAGGCGACCTCGCGCCCGTTCCCGGTCAAGCAGACGCAGGTCAACGGCGTCGGCCTGCTCGATGCCGCGGCGGCAGTCGAACGTGCCCGCACCTTCGGCCAGCCCATCGACGGCCTGCCCACCACTCCGGGCGTGGCGATGGTGCTGCCGCCGATGGCAACCGGCGCCCGCGAGCTGTACACGATCAACGTGCCGGAAGGTGCGACGAAGATCGAAATCACCACCTACGGCGGTCGCGGCGAGCTGCAGTTGCTGCTCGGCTATGAAGCCGATCCGCTGCCCAACCAGAACGTCGGCAGCTCGGTCCGTCCGGGCATCAACCAGGTGATCACGGTGGCAGCCCCGGCATCGGGCCACTACTACCTTGCCCTGTCGGCGACCAAGGACGTCAGCGGCGCGCGCATGCTGGTGAAGGTGAACTGA